Proteins encoded by one window of Rutidosis leptorrhynchoides isolate AG116_Rl617_1_P2 chromosome 7, CSIRO_AGI_Rlap_v1, whole genome shotgun sequence:
- the LOC139858310 gene encoding uncharacterized protein C119.09c-like encodes MANLYVQASPPTDLNRNTEWFTYPGVWTTYILILFFAWLVVLSVFGCSPGMAWTTVNLSHAVLTYQFFHWKKGTPFADDQGIYNRLTWWEQIDSGKQLTRNRKFLTLVPVVL; translated from the exons ATGGCCAATTTGTACGTACAGGCGTCACCGCCAACGGATCTGAATCGAAACACCGAGTGGTTCACATACCCCGGCGTTTGGACCACTTATATACTCATATTATTCTTCGCTTGGCTCGTTGTTCTCTCCGTTTTCGGTTGTTCCCCTGGCATGGCTTGGACCACTGTTAATCTCTCTCAcgctgtg ttGACATATCAGTTCTTTCACTGGAAAAAGGGAACACCATTTGCTGATGATCAGGGTATCTACAATAGATTGACCTGGTGGGAGCAAATTGATAGTGGCAAGCAGCTCACTCGCAATAGGAAGTTTCTTACTCTTGTCCCTGTGGTGCTGTAA